A part of Aegilops tauschii subsp. strangulata cultivar AL8/78 chromosome 2, Aet v6.0, whole genome shotgun sequence genomic DNA contains:
- the LOC109772565 gene encoding uncharacterized protein: MAMQTGCCSAAAVLLLLVVAAAGASVAGATYVRYKDPKQPIQARVEDLLGRMRIEEKIGQMTQIERHNASSAVIEKYFVGSVLSGGGSAPSEKASAATWQEMITKMQKAALSTRLGIPIIYGIDAVHGNNNAYNATIFPHNVGLGATRDPDLVKRIGRATALEARATGIPYTFAPCVAVCRDPRWGGCYESFSEDTKLVQLMTSAVIPGLQGDVSTKHPRGVPFVGGSKHVAACAKHFVGDGGTHHGISGNNTVLSFHDLMRIHMPPYYDAVIKGVASVMISYSSWNGVKMHENKYLITQILKEKMHFRCGGWTKSWQGQAGNGITGHGTTILEAIKSAVDKKTVIDYSEHPDKGNVSKNEDEYDYAVVVVGEHPYAATAGDNLNLTIPGPGPEVIRKVCELVKCVVVLVSGRPLVVEPYLDTIDALVAAWLPGTEGHGVADVLFGDHGFSGKLPRTWVRSVDQLPMNYGDKLYDPLFPFGFGLTTKPADRS, translated from the exons ATGGCAATGCAGACGGGCTGCTGCTCGGCGGCGgcggtcctcctcctcctcgtggTTGCCGCGGCCGGTGCGTCGGTCGCCGGGGCGACGTATGTCAGGTACAAAGACCCCAAGCAGCCGATCCAGGCGCGCGTGGAGGATCTCCTCGGCCGGATGAGGATCGAGGAGAAGATCGGGCAGATGACGCAGATCGAGCGCCACAACGCCTCCTCCGCCGTCATCGAGAAGTACTTCGTCG GGAGCGTGCTGAGCGGTGGCGGCAGCGCGCCGTCGGAGAAGGCGTCGGCGGCGACGTGGCAGGAGATGATCACCAAGATGCAGAAGGCGGCGCTCAGCACCCGCCTCGGCATCCCCATCATCTACGGCATCGACGCCGTGCATGGCAACAACAACGCCTACAACGCCACCATCTTCCCCCACAACGTCGGCCTTGGCGCCACCAGGGACCCCGACCTGGTCAAGCGCATCGGCCGCGCCACGGCGCTCGAGGCCAGGGCCACTGGCATCCCCTACACCTTCGCGCCATGCGTCGCG GTTTGCCGTGATCCGAGGTGGGGCGGGTGCTACGAGAGCTTCAGCGAGGACACGAAGCTGGTGCAGCTGATGACGTCGGCCGTCATCCCCGGCCTGCAGGGCGACGTCTCCACCAAGCACCCCAGGGGCGTCCCCTTCGTGGGCGGGTCCAAGCACGTGGCCGCCTGCGCCAAGCACTTCGTCGGCGACGGTGGGACGCACCACGGGATCAGCGGCAACAACACCGTGCTCAGCTTCCACGACCTCATGCGGATCCACATGCCGCCCTACTACGACGCCGTCATCAAGGGCGTCGCCTCCGTCATGATCTCCTACTCCAGCTGGAACGGCGTCAAAATGCACGAGAACAAGTACCTCATCACCCAGATCCTCAAGGAAAAGATGCACTTCAGG TGCGGCGGCTGGACCAAGTCCTGGCAGGGTCAGGCCGGCAACGGCATCACCGGCCATG GCACCACCATCCTTGAGGCCATCAAGTCGGCCGTGGACAAGAAGACGGTCATCGACTACTCGGAGCACCCGGACAAGGGCAACGTCTCCAAGAACGAGGACGAGTACGACTACGCTGTGGTGGTGGTGGGCGAGCACCCCtacgccgccaccgccggcgacaaCCTGAACCTCACCATCCCGGGCCCGGGGCCCGAGGTCATCAGGAAGGTGTGCGAGCTCGTCAAGTGCGTCGTCGTCCTCGTCTCGGGCCGTCCGCTCGTCGTCGAGCCATACCTGGACACCATtgacgcgctcgtcgccgcctgGCTGCCGGGCACCGAGGGCCACGGCGTCGCTGATGTGCTCTTCGGGGACCACGGATTCTCCGGCAAGCTGCCCAGGACGTGGGTCAGGTCCGTCGACCAGCTGCCCATGAACTACGGCGACAAGCTCTACGACCCGCTCTTCCCCTTCGGATTCGGACTCACCACCAAGCCGGCTGATCGCAGCTAG